The Cydia amplana chromosome 23, ilCydAmpl1.1, whole genome shotgun sequence genome includes a region encoding these proteins:
- the LOC134658746 gene encoding uncharacterized protein LOC134658746 yields MEIKLEKTRVDSEYLILTIKKHGCIWNRNCPEYHMKGTKEEAWNQICEELIPGWQDLAESAKVTKQWELKKRWNNIRDYYKKDLALTLSGAIGQTKRKRYVFSETLDFLRPLMDQSQIEKQEEQDGQEIYLEEHLYSSDEDNSVLRRKEIREKEISEDNKNTYAIPTRSTDLEDSDWLFFRSLMSDVKEMDKAQKLEFRMGVLKIIKDIVVQNRDGYDDDSKNPLK; encoded by the exons ATGGAAATAAAATTGGAAAAGACTCGAGTAGATTCCGAATACCTAATACTAACTATAAAAAAACACGGATGTATATGGAACAGAAACTGTCCAGAGTATCACATGAAAGGTACCAAAGAGGAAGCTTGGAATCAGATCTGTGAGGAGTTGATACCAGGGTGGCAGGATTTGGCAGAATCGGCGAAAGTTACTAAAC AATGGGAGCTAAAAAAGCGCTGGAACAACATACGGGACTATTACAAGAAAGACTTGGCGCTAACGCTCAGTGGCGCCATCGGACAGACGAAGAGAAAGAGATACGTCTTCTCCGAGACGCTGGATTTCCTCAGGCCGCTCATGGACCAATCACA GATCGAAAAACAAGAAGAACAGGATGGACAAGAAATATATCTAGAAGAACATTTGTACAGCTCTGACGAAGACAATTCTGTTTTAAGAAGAAAAGAAATACGAGAAAAAGAAATTTCAGAAGATAACAAAAATACATATGCCATACCAACAAGGAGTACAGATCTAGAAGACAGTGATTGGTTGTTTTTTAGAAGTTTAATGTCTGACGTGAAGGAAATGGATAAAGCACAGAAATTGGAATTCAGAATGGGGGTTTTGAAGATCATTAAAGATATTGTGGTTCAAAATAGAGATggatatgatgatgatagtaAAAATCCGTTGAAATAG